The Methanofollis sp. genome includes a region encoding these proteins:
- the cofE gene encoding coenzyme F420-0:L-glutamate ligase: MSGWFSVYALHTGLIHDGDDLTGKVIAAAGAAPCQGIQDGDILLLAESAVATAEGRVVSLDSVTPSAEALALAERYHLEPRIAEVVLRESDCVVGGIPGYLLTLKNGTLLPNAGVDHSNAPDGAVVPLPADPDKSAAQMRTAIRERLGAEIGVLVIDSRTHAMRLGCSGVAIGCAGIRAVVDEAGRLDLYGRKLEVTKRAVGDCLASAAELLMGEADECVPAVLFRGSGIGITDDVGIPTIDASDCLFMGAALHADPALFNRKSKAE, translated from the coding sequence GGTCATCGCGGCGGCCGGCGCCGCCCCCTGCCAGGGGATACAGGACGGGGACATTCTCCTCCTCGCCGAATCGGCGGTGGCGACGGCCGAAGGAAGGGTCGTCAGCCTGGACTCTGTCACCCCCTCCGCGGAGGCACTCGCCCTTGCGGAGCGCTACCACCTTGAGCCGAGGATCGCGGAGGTCGTCCTGCGCGAGTCAGACTGCGTGGTCGGCGGGATACCGGGCTACCTTCTCACCCTCAAGAACGGCACCCTCCTCCCGAACGCGGGTGTGGATCACTCAAATGCACCTGACGGTGCTGTCGTGCCCCTCCCGGCCGACCCGGACAAAAGTGCTGCACAGATGAGAACTGCGATCAGGGAGAGACTGGGGGCAGAGATCGGCGTGCTTGTCATCGACTCCCGCACCCACGCGATGCGCCTCGGGTGCAGCGGTGTCGCCATCGGATGTGCCGGTATCCGCGCGGTCGTCGACGAGGCCGGAAGGCTCGACCTCTATGGCAGGAAACTCGAGGTGACGAAAAGGGCGGTCGGCGACTGTCTCGCCTCGGCGGCCGAACTTCTCATGGGCGAGGCCGACGAGTGCGTCCCGGCCGTGCTCTTCAGGGGCAGCGGAATCGGGATCACCGACGATGTCGGGATCCCGACGATCGACGCCTCAGACTGTCTCTTTATGGGTGCGGCGCTCCACGCCGACCCTGCCCTTTTCAATAGAAAGAGCAAAGCCGAGTGA